CCAGCCGATCGAGCATGCGCATGCCTTCGAGCGGGTCGAAAGGGCCGTGTGCGGCGACGATGCCGGAGATGGTTCTCACCTGCCCTCGTTGCCGGTGCTACCACCGAGTCTAGGAGCGTCCGGTGGGTTTCGCCGGTCGTCGACTCACGCGCCCAGGGCCGGACCGTGGCGCAGTCCGGTGAGCGCGATGTCGAGACAACGGGACACGGTCTCGGCCGGGAGGTCAAGCTCCACCAGCCTGCCGAGCGCGGCGAGCAGGCCGAGGACGTCGTCGGGAGTGACTCCCTTGCGGAGGGAGCCTTCGGCGTGGGCGGCGGCGACGAGCTCCACCACCAGGGGGCGCACGTACTTGCGACACCCGGACAGGCCCGCGGCGTCGGTGGTGGCGGCGAGGTTTTCCAGCAGCGCGCGGTCGCGCCGCTGGTAGGTGAGGGCCTCCGAGACGAACGTGGCCAGCGCCTCCCACGCGTTCGCCCGTGTGCGGGCCGAACACCGGGCCGCCTCCACCCAGTGGGTGTAGCTCTCGGCGAGCAGGGTCTCGACGAGCGCGTCCTTGGAGGGGAAGTGGCGGTACAGGGTGCCCATGCCGACCCCGGCGCAGCGGGCGATCTCCCTGACGTCGACGGACCGGCCGCGGCTGGAGAACGCGTCGGCGGCGGCTCGCAGGATCGCCGCGCGGTTGCTGAGGGCGTCGCGGCGTCGCGGCGTGCCGACCTGCTGAGTCATGGCTCTCATCGTAGGTCGCCTCGGGAAGAGGAACAGGTGTTCCGGCGTCAGTACAGTGGAGCGGAGCAAGTGCTCCGCCTCGCCGTGTCGAAAGGGATTCCCCGTGACCGTCAACTACTCGATCCTCGACCTCGCCACGTTCGGCAAGGACGAGACACCGAGGCAGGCGCTTGAGGCGAGCGTGGCGTTGGCCCGCCGCGCCGAGGAGACCGGGTACCGGCGCGTCTGGTACGCCGAGCACCACAACTTCCCCTCGATCGCGTCCTCGGCCACCAGCGTGGTGATCGCCCACGTGGCGGCGCACACGGAAAGCATTCGGCTGGGCGCCGGCGGTGTCATGCTGCCCAACCACTCGCCGCTCACGATCGCCGAGCAGTTCGGGACGCTGGAGACGCTGCATCCGGGGCGCATCGACCTCGGCCTCGGCCGCGCGCCGGGCACCGACCAAAAGACCCTGCGTGCGCTGCGCCGCGACCCGACGTCGGCCGACTCGTTCCCGCAGGACGTACAGGAACTCGCGGGTTACCTGCGTGGTGAGTCGTTGATCCCCGGCGTCGACGCTGTCCCCGGCAAGGGCACGAACGTGCCGCTCTACATCCTCGGTTCCTCGCTGTTCGGCGCGCAGCTCGCCGCCGCGCTCGGGTTGCCCTACGCGTTCGCGTCGCACTTCGCGCCCGACGCGCTGAAGCAGGCCGTGGCGATCTACCGGGAGCAGTTCCAGCCGTCGGAGCAGCTCGCCGAGCCGTACGTCATCGCGGGGGTCAACGTGATCGCCGCGGACGACGACGAGTCCGCGCAGGAGCAGTTCCTCACCATGAAGCGCCAGCGCGTGAGCCTGTTGCTGGGGCGGGGCCGGACGTTCACCGACGAGGAGGCGGACATGGTGCTGGCCTCCCCGCACGGTGCGCAACTGCTCAACATGATCAAGTACACGGCCGTGGGCACGCCGGAGAAGGTGCGGGAGTTCCTGGAGGACTTCGCCCGCCACGCGGACGCCGACGAGCTCATCACTGCGCACCAGTCACCCTCGGTGGAGCAGC
The window above is part of the Saccharomonospora glauca K62 genome. Proteins encoded here:
- a CDS encoding TetR/AcrR family transcriptional regulator; the encoded protein is MTQQVGTPRRRDALSNRAAILRAAADAFSSRGRSVDVREIARCAGVGMGTLYRHFPSKDALVETLLAESYTHWVEAARCSARTRANAWEALATFVSEALTYQRRDRALLENLAATTDAAGLSGCRKYVRPLVVELVAAAHAEGSLRKGVTPDDVLGLLAALGRLVELDLPAETVSRCLDIALTGLRHGPALGA
- a CDS encoding LLM class flavin-dependent oxidoreductase, with protein sequence MTVNYSILDLATFGKDETPRQALEASVALARRAEETGYRRVWYAEHHNFPSIASSATSVVIAHVAAHTESIRLGAGGVMLPNHSPLTIAEQFGTLETLHPGRIDLGLGRAPGTDQKTLRALRRDPTSADSFPQDVQELAGYLRGESLIPGVDAVPGKGTNVPLYILGSSLFGAQLAAALGLPYAFASHFAPDALKQAVAIYREQFQPSEQLAEPYVIAGVNVIAADDDESAQEQFLTMKRQRVSLLLGRGRTFTDEEADMVLASPHGAQLLNMIKYTAVGTPEKVREFLEDFARHADADELITAHQSPSVEQRIRSVELLAEAVGLKPRAGEA